The following proteins are co-located in the Ensifer sp. WSM1721 genome:
- a CDS encoding usg protein: MTSDMELQLKGYGLTTAQILYRMPDHPALLQTYIWQHYDIAPDFPEMRSFLKFWQEKLDGPLHSVRYVHRKLISATEWRALKGEFVLH, from the coding sequence ATGACGAGCGACATGGAACTGCAGCTCAAGGGTTACGGCCTGACGACGGCCCAGATACTCTATCGGATGCCCGACCACCCGGCTCTCCTGCAGACCTATATCTGGCAGCACTACGACATCGCACCGGATTTCCCGGAAATGCGCAGCTTCCTGAAATTCTGGCAGGAGAAGCTGGACGGGCCGTTGCATTCGGTACGCTACGTGCACCGCAAGCTCATCTCCGCGACCGAATGGCGCGCCCTCAAGGGCGAGTTCGTCCTCCACTGA
- a CDS encoding SDR family oxidoreductase has protein sequence MSEQKVAIITAGGSGMGAVAARRMAAEGFRVAILSSSGKGEALAKELGGIGVTGSNQSNDDLKRLVDSAYDAWGRVDALINSAGHGPRAPVLELTDEDWHKGMEVYFLNVVRPTRLVTPIMVEQQSGSIVNISTYAVFEPDPLFPTSGVFRSGLAAFTKLFADRYAADNVRMNNVLPGFIDSLPETEERRERIPMGRYGTSEEVAELIALLATDRGGYITGQNIRIDGGITRSV, from the coding sequence ATGAGTGAACAAAAGGTAGCAATCATTACCGCCGGCGGTTCCGGCATGGGCGCCGTTGCAGCGCGGAGGATGGCAGCGGAGGGTTTCCGCGTCGCCATCCTGTCCTCGTCCGGCAAGGGCGAGGCTCTGGCGAAAGAACTCGGCGGCATCGGCGTCACCGGATCGAACCAGTCGAACGACGATTTGAAGCGGCTTGTCGATTCGGCTTACGACGCTTGGGGGCGGGTGGACGCGCTCATCAACTCGGCCGGACATGGGCCACGCGCTCCGGTACTGGAACTCACCGACGAGGACTGGCATAAGGGGATGGAGGTCTATTTCCTTAACGTCGTGAGGCCGACCAGGCTCGTCACGCCGATCATGGTCGAGCAACAATCCGGCAGCATCGTCAACATCTCTACCTATGCGGTCTTTGAACCTGATCCGCTGTTTCCGACTTCGGGCGTCTTTCGTTCCGGCCTCGCTGCCTTCACCAAGCTCTTCGCGGACCGATATGCGGCCGACAATGTGCGCATGAACAACGTCCTGCCGGGCTTTATCGACAGCCTGCCGGAGACGGAGGAGCGCCGAGAGCGAATTCCGATGGGGCGGTACGGGACGTCGGAGGAGGTGGCCGAACTGATCGCTCTGCTTGCGACCGATCGCGGAGGCTATATCACGGGCCAGAACATCCGCATCGATGGCGGCATAACGCGGTCGGTGTGA
- a CDS encoding DUF2270 domain-containing protein — protein MTADLSPLTLETEMPERQGPPLPQSSQETINTIVHYYRGEMGRMAGWRDRIDRTSNWAITVVAAMLSVSLSTPSSHHGVLLFAVLLITLLLLIEARRYRFFDVYRARVRQLERGYFAQILCPEGTPTFKWSVSIAASLRRPAFLMSYKEAVCRRLQRNYCWMYLILLLAWALKISSPKMSTNGEPFGHVRSWADVTENAALGVVPGWAVMIGVALFYAAVLYGSLRKEPGAGELAHGEVHV, from the coding sequence ATGACTGCTGACTTGAGCCCGCTGACATTGGAAACGGAGATGCCGGAGCGGCAGGGCCCGCCCCTTCCTCAGAGCTCGCAGGAGACGATCAACACGATCGTCCATTATTATCGCGGCGAAATGGGGCGGATGGCCGGTTGGCGGGATCGTATAGACCGAACCTCGAACTGGGCGATCACGGTGGTCGCGGCGATGCTGTCCGTTTCGCTTTCGACACCATCGTCGCACCATGGCGTCCTGCTCTTCGCCGTATTGCTCATCACCTTGCTGCTCTTGATCGAGGCACGGCGCTACCGTTTCTTCGACGTCTATCGCGCCCGGGTGCGCCAGCTCGAGCGCGGTTATTTCGCTCAGATTCTTTGCCCCGAAGGCACGCCGACCTTCAAGTGGTCCGTGTCGATAGCCGCCAGCCTGCGCCGGCCGGCTTTCCTGATGAGCTATAAGGAGGCCGTCTGTCGGCGGCTGCAGCGCAACTATTGCTGGATGTACCTGATACTGCTCTTGGCCTGGGCGCTGAAGATCTCCTCGCCTAAGATGTCGACCAATGGCGAACCCTTCGGACATGTCCGCTCCTGGGCCGATGTGACGGAGAATGCAGCTCTCGGTGTGGTACCCGGCTGGGCGGTGATGATCGGGGTCGCGCTATTCTACGCGGCGGTTCTCTATGGCTCTCTGCGCAAGGAGCCTGGAGCCGGTGAGTTGGCCCACGGCGAGGTGCATGTCTGA
- a CDS encoding class I SAM-dependent methyltransferase, translated as MTQKSKKIDEEALAAAYNRALSLEKSGHFDAAAAAYREVLELDPEDHGGAAVRLASMGRGDTPLKAPDAYVATLFDQHAEVFDNVLVDQLDYCVPLLVRQRIQALGLGPFKRVLDLGCGTGLTGGALRDMAEDITGVDLSENMVEIAHEKDLYETLYVAEAVDFLDDNDDEPFDLIVATDVLPYIGALEPLFFGAVDNLVPGGLLIFSSETLPAEAFAGRGYVVGPHQRFAHSETYLRDRLTATGFEVIDISDITVRKEEGEPTAGQLLIARFKP; from the coding sequence ATGACCCAGAAGAGCAAGAAGATCGACGAGGAAGCACTGGCGGCGGCATATAACCGCGCGCTTTCCCTGGAGAAGTCCGGGCACTTTGACGCGGCCGCCGCAGCCTATCGGGAAGTCCTTGAACTCGATCCGGAGGATCACGGCGGCGCCGCCGTTCGGCTGGCCTCGATGGGTCGGGGTGACACGCCGCTCAAGGCGCCGGACGCCTATGTGGCCACACTGTTCGACCAGCATGCCGAGGTTTTCGACAATGTCCTCGTCGACCAGTTGGACTATTGCGTACCACTTCTCGTTCGCCAGCGAATTCAGGCGCTTGGGCTTGGGCCTTTCAAGCGGGTGCTCGATCTCGGCTGCGGCACCGGGCTCACCGGCGGCGCACTGCGCGATATGGCGGAAGACATAACCGGCGTGGATCTCTCGGAGAACATGGTGGAGATTGCCCACGAGAAAGATCTCTATGAGACGCTCTACGTCGCCGAGGCCGTCGATTTCCTCGACGACAATGATGATGAGCCGTTCGACCTGATTGTTGCGACCGACGTCCTGCCCTATATCGGCGCCTTGGAGCCGCTCTTCTTCGGCGCGGTCGACAATCTCGTACCGGGCGGGCTCCTGATCTTCTCCAGCGAGACCCTCCCGGCGGAGGCTTTCGCAGGGCGCGGCTACGTCGTCGGCCCGCATCAACGCTTCGCGCATTCAGAGACCTACTTGCGCGACCGTCTGACCGCGACCGGATTCGAGGTGATCGACATCAGCGACATCACCGTTCGTAAGGAAGAGGGCGAGCCGACCGCCGGGCAATTGCTTATCGCGCGGTTCAAGCCCTGA
- a CDS encoding NAD(P)-dependent oxidoreductase, translated as MAKVAFIGLGVMGYPMAGHLKVRGGHDVTVYNRTSAKAEQWATAFGGRTAATPAEAAKDQDFVFSCVGNDDDLRSVTTGEDGAFETIGQGAIFIDNTTASAEVARELYSAARAKGAHFIDAPVSGGQAGAENGVLTVMCGGDSEAFDRAKPVIEAYARMVGLMGPAGAGQLTKMINQICIAGLVQGLAEGIHFGKRAGLDIEKVIDVISKGAAGSWQMENRYKTMNAGKYDFGFAVDWMRKDLDIVLAEARRNGAKLPVTALVDQFYADVQALGGNRWDTSSLLARLEK; from the coding sequence ATGGCCAAAGTCGCATTCATCGGTCTCGGCGTCATGGGATACCCGATGGCCGGTCATCTCAAGGTCCGCGGTGGGCACGACGTGACCGTCTACAACCGAACCTCCGCGAAGGCGGAACAATGGGCGACTGCGTTCGGCGGGCGCACGGCGGCAACGCCTGCAGAGGCGGCAAAAGATCAGGACTTCGTTTTCTCCTGCGTCGGCAATGACGACGACCTGCGCTCCGTCACCACCGGCGAAGACGGTGCCTTCGAGACCATAGGCCAGGGGGCGATCTTTATCGACAACACCACGGCCTCGGCTGAAGTTGCTCGCGAGCTCTACTCTGCGGCCCGAGCAAAGGGCGCGCATTTTATCGATGCGCCGGTCTCGGGCGGCCAGGCCGGCGCCGAGAATGGGGTGCTCACGGTCATGTGCGGCGGCGACTCGGAAGCCTTCGACAGGGCAAAGCCGGTCATCGAAGCCTACGCGCGCATGGTCGGTCTGATGGGCCCGGCCGGTGCCGGCCAGCTCACCAAGATGATCAACCAGATCTGCATCGCCGGTCTCGTGCAAGGCCTCGCCGAGGGCATCCACTTCGGCAAAAGAGCTGGCCTCGATATCGAGAAGGTTATCGACGTCATTTCCAAGGGGGCAGCCGGTTCCTGGCAGATGGAAAACCGCTACAAGACCATGAATGCCGGAAAATATGATTTCGGCTTCGCCGTCGACTGGATGCGCAAGGACCTCGATATCGTCCTCGCCGAAGCGCGGCGCAATGGTGCCAAGCTTCCCGTGACTGCCTTGGTGGACCAGTTCTACGCCGACGTGCAGGCGCTCGGGGGAAACCGCTGGGACACCTCTTCGCTGCTTGCGCGGCTCGAGAAGTGA
- a CDS encoding Lrp/AsnC family transcriptional regulator, translating to MDRLDRKILRLLQEDSTLAVADLAKKVGLSTTPCWRRIQKMEEDGVIRRRVALLDPVKVNTKVTVFVSVRTNSHSMEWLRRFSEVVADFPEVVEFYRMSGDVDYLLRVVVPDIAAYDAFYKRLIAKIEIRDVSSAFAMEQIKYTTQLPLDYMVIDQAKSSEE from the coding sequence ATGGATCGCCTAGACCGCAAGATCCTGCGCCTTTTGCAGGAAGATTCGACCTTGGCTGTTGCCGACCTTGCCAAGAAGGTAGGTCTTTCGACCACGCCTTGCTGGCGACGCATCCAGAAGATGGAGGAGGATGGCGTAATCCGGCGCCGTGTCGCGCTTCTCGATCCGGTGAAGGTCAATACCAAGGTCACCGTGTTCGTGTCGGTCCGGACGAATTCGCACTCCATGGAGTGGCTGCGCCGGTTCTCCGAGGTGGTCGCCGATTTTCCGGAAGTGGTGGAATTTTATCGCATGAGCGGTGATGTCGATTATCTCTTGCGCGTCGTCGTGCCCGACATCGCCGCCTATGACGCGTTCTACAAGCGGCTGATCGCCAAGATCGAGATCCGCGACGTGTCCTCCGCTTTCGCCATGGAGCAGATCAAATATACGACGCAGTTACCGCTCGACTATATGGTGATCGACCAGGCAAAGAGCAGCGAGGAATAG
- a CDS encoding uracil-DNA glycosylase family protein: protein MVDSGEERLKALQTAIAACRLCRDDPARGPDHRLPHEPRPVAVLSATAKILIAGQAPGLRVHESGLPFNDASGDRLRQWLSVDRAAFYDPRNFAIVPMGFCFPGYDRHGSDLPPRSECAPLWRQRVMEAMPQIELVLAVGHYAQRWHLGQDCPKSMTETARNWHRYVKRNQGPAVLPMPHPSWRNTGWLRRHPWFEAELLPFLRERIRVLTR, encoded by the coding sequence GTGGTTGACAGCGGAGAGGAACGGCTGAAGGCGTTGCAGACGGCCATTGCGGCCTGCCGCCTGTGCCGCGACGATCCGGCGCGCGGGCCGGATCACCGGCTACCGCACGAGCCGAGGCCTGTCGCTGTGCTTTCGGCAACCGCAAAGATCCTCATCGCCGGGCAGGCGCCGGGCCTGCGCGTGCATGAAAGCGGCCTTCCCTTCAACGATGCATCGGGCGACCGGCTGCGGCAATGGCTCTCGGTAGACCGCGCGGCATTCTACGATCCGCGAAACTTCGCCATCGTGCCGATGGGCTTCTGCTTTCCCGGCTATGACAGGCATGGCAGCGACCTGCCGCCGAGAAGCGAGTGTGCGCCGCTGTGGCGGCAGCGCGTTATGGAGGCGATGCCGCAGATCGAGCTGGTGCTGGCGGTTGGCCACTATGCACAGCGCTGGCATCTGGGGCAGGACTGTCCGAAATCAATGACCGAAACTGCGCGCAATTGGCATCGCTACGTGAAGCGCAACCAAGGCCCTGCCGTGTTGCCGATGCCGCATCCGAGCTGGCGCAACACTGGGTGGCTTCGGCGTCACCCCTGGTTCGAGGCCGAATTGCTGCCTTTCCTGCGCGAAAGAATACGGGTGCTCACAAGATGA
- a CDS encoding thermonuclease family protein: MKPQNRRFRVVGGSAGRPTPSGRRFAFGRPENDGPPRRRAQQGRAGMISGWVFLFLLGIGAYVAAKLPPPEPPVTGQLRGSASASDGDSLRINGRRIRLEGIDAPEIGQTCRRGEAVWDCGAEARLRLKTLIEGATTVCRLHGRDRYGRELGVCEADGRDIGREMVLSGHAVSYGLYRDEEEAARGDKAGLWEGDFVRPQEWRRSNGKAEESPHLTGDWLELIARWLEEQVSTIATRILGG, encoded by the coding sequence GTGAAGCCGCAGAATCGAAGGTTCCGTGTTGTCGGCGGCTCCGCCGGCAGGCCCACGCCCTCTGGCCGCCGATTTGCCTTTGGCCGGCCGGAAAACGATGGGCCGCCTCGACGCCGCGCGCAGCAAGGCCGTGCCGGCATGATCAGTGGATGGGTCTTCCTTTTCCTCCTCGGCATCGGTGCCTATGTAGCCGCGAAGCTGCCGCCGCCGGAACCGCCCGTGACCGGCCAATTGCGCGGCTCGGCCTCGGCGAGCGACGGCGACAGCTTGCGAATTAACGGGCGCCGCATCAGGCTCGAAGGCATCGATGCTCCCGAAATCGGCCAGACCTGCAGGCGCGGCGAGGCCGTTTGGGATTGCGGCGCGGAAGCGCGCCTGCGGCTGAAGACGCTGATCGAGGGAGCGACAACGGTGTGTCGGCTCCACGGCCGCGATCGCTATGGACGGGAGCTTGGTGTCTGCGAAGCGGACGGGCGCGATATCGGTCGGGAAATGGTTCTCTCCGGTCACGCCGTGAGCTACGGCCTCTACCGCGACGAAGAGGAAGCGGCGCGAGGCGACAAAGCGGGTCTCTGGGAAGGCGATTTCGTAAGGCCGCAGGAATGGCGGCGTTCGAACGGAAAGGCCGAGGAGTCACCGCATCTGACAGGCGACTGGCTGGAGCTCATCGCCCGGTGGCTCGAGGAGCAGGTAAGCACGATTGCGACAAGGATCTTAGGTGGTTGA
- a CDS encoding HAMP domain-containing sensor histidine kinase: MSIAVSTSTDKIIVDKSRNYRNKAVSKTVRATRQRLQTGSSDPSGFDREMLLLHIDSVLHGAIALPVLVALIAATGIYLSGDPSVLAWAFMMLSAHAVTIFLARKAKREDIVVEKVAAWRRRFLAGQVLIGLCWAIFSMQDCSSCGEVVSGLFEGTVLFIALAATAMGTFLLRNALFYTFLPVVAALGFSSLTAADPVHIGLTGILSLSLVFLAFMTDRMNRANVHILSVQSEKDDLIAELEVAKSMSDEARRRAEEANLAKSRFLASMSHELRTPLNAILGFSEVMSSEVLGPLNNPTYKEYTADIHRSGEHLLNLINEILDLSRIEAGRYELNEEAVSLVDIADDCIGMVQLRARGKNIAFSQQFEQGMPAVWVDEKAMRQVTLNLLSNAVKFTPSGGEIAVKVGWTAGGGQYLSIKDNGPGIPEEEIPIVLSAFGQGSIAIKSAEQGTGLGLPIVQAILAKHNGQFVLRSKLREGTEAIAILPSRRVLQSLPPVEDVPSPARRRKSFA; encoded by the coding sequence ATGAGCATCGCCGTCAGCACATCGACCGATAAGATCATCGTCGACAAGTCGCGCAACTATCGAAACAAGGCTGTTTCGAAGACGGTGCGCGCGACGCGCCAGCGGCTGCAGACCGGTTCCTCCGACCCCTCCGGTTTTGACCGGGAAATGCTCCTGCTTCATATCGACTCCGTCCTGCATGGCGCGATCGCCCTGCCCGTGCTCGTCGCCCTGATTGCGGCCACCGGCATCTATCTCTCGGGCGATCCCAGCGTTCTTGCCTGGGCGTTCATGATGCTCTCGGCTCATGCGGTCACGATCTTCCTCGCGCGGAAAGCGAAGCGCGAAGACATCGTCGTTGAAAAAGTCGCCGCCTGGCGCCGCCGTTTCCTCGCCGGCCAGGTCCTGATCGGGCTGTGCTGGGCGATCTTTTCCATGCAAGACTGTTCGTCCTGCGGCGAGGTCGTGTCCGGCCTCTTCGAGGGAACGGTGTTGTTCATCGCGCTTGCAGCCACGGCGATGGGTACGTTCCTGCTGCGCAATGCCCTTTTCTACACGTTCCTGCCGGTCGTCGCGGCGCTCGGTTTCTCGTCGTTGACGGCCGCCGATCCCGTTCACATCGGTTTGACGGGCATCCTCTCGCTCTCGCTCGTTTTCCTCGCCTTCATGACCGACCGTATGAATCGTGCAAATGTGCACATTCTGTCGGTCCAGTCGGAGAAGGACGATCTCATTGCCGAGCTCGAAGTCGCGAAATCCATGTCCGACGAGGCCCGCCGCCGGGCCGAAGAGGCCAACCTCGCCAAATCCCGCTTCCTCGCTTCGATGTCGCATGAGCTGCGGACCCCGCTCAACGCCATTCTCGGCTTCTCCGAGGTGATGTCGAGCGAAGTGCTGGGGCCGCTCAACAACCCGACCTACAAGGAATATACGGCGGACATTCACCGCTCGGGCGAGCACCTCCTGAATCTCATCAACGAAATTCTCGACCTTTCGCGCATCGAGGCCGGCAGGTACGAACTCAACGAGGAGGCCGTCAGTCTCGTCGACATCGCTGACGATTGCATCGGCATGGTGCAGCTTCGTGCCCGCGGCAAGAACATCGCGTTCTCGCAGCAGTTCGAGCAAGGCATGCCGGCCGTCTGGGTCGACGAGAAGGCGATGCGTCAGGTTACGCTCAACCTCCTGTCGAATGCGGTCAAGTTCACGCCCTCGGGCGGCGAGATCGCCGTGAAGGTCGGCTGGACTGCCGGCGGCGGGCAATACCTGTCCATCAAGGACAATGGGCCCGGCATTCCGGAAGAGGAAATTCCAATCGTCCTCTCCGCCTTCGGCCAGGGCTCGATCGCCATCAAAAGTGCGGAACAGGGCACCGGTCTTGGCCTGCCGATCGTGCAGGCGATCCTTGCCAAGCATAACGGCCAGTTCGTTCTGCGCTCGAAGCTCAGGGAAGGCACCGAGGCGATCGCCATCCTGCCGTCCCGCCGCGTGCTGCAGAGCCTGCCGCCCGTCGAGGACGTTCCCTCGCCCGCCCGCCGGCGCAAGAGCTTTGCCTAA
- a CDS encoding diacylglycerol kinase, whose amino-acid sequence MDAKNTSPRNGQTGPVNKHTGIRHLFAAASYSFGGAKRLIGEAAFRHELIAFGVAMVAFVLAGATLFQYVAMTILFLLMMAFEAINTAIEEIVDRVSPEISDMGRHAKDLGSFACLCLIVANGVYAFYVVFLARFLD is encoded by the coding sequence ATGGACGCCAAGAACACCAGCCCCCGCAACGGCCAGACCGGACCCGTCAACAAGCATACGGGCATCCGGCACCTCTTTGCGGCAGCGAGCTACTCCTTCGGCGGCGCGAAGCGGCTGATCGGCGAGGCGGCCTTTCGGCACGAGCTCATCGCTTTCGGCGTGGCCATGGTGGCTTTCGTGCTCGCCGGCGCGACGCTCTTTCAATACGTCGCCATGACGATCTTGTTCCTGCTGATGATGGCCTTCGAGGCGATCAACACAGCGATCGAAGAGATCGTCGACCGCGTCTCGCCGGAAATCTCCGACATGGGCAGGCACGCCAAGGATCTCGGCTCATTTGCCTGCCTGTGCCTGATCGTGGCGAATGGCGTCTACGCCTTCTACGTGGTGTTTCTGGCTCGGTTTCTGGATTGA
- the cobT gene encoding nicotinate-nucleotide--dimethylbenzimidazole phosphoribosyltransferase, translated as MSASGLPFDDFRELLRNLPRPDSAALVAARERDAQLTKPPGALGRLEEIAFWLAAWTGRPPAVNRPLVAIFAGNHGVTRQGVTPFPSSVTAQMVENFAAGGAAINQICATHDLGLKVFDLALDYPTGDITEEAALSERDCAATMAFGMEAIAGGTDLLCIGEMGIGNTTIAAAINLGLYGGTAEEWVGPGTGSEGEVLRRKIAAVEKAVALHRDHLSDPFELMRRLGGREIAAMAGAILAARMQKVPVIIDGYVATAAAAILKAANPGALDHCLIGHVSSEPGHIRAIEKLGKTPLLALGMRLGEGTGAALAAGIVKAAAACHSGMATFAQAGVSNKS; from the coding sequence ATGAGTGCCAGCGGCCTGCCGTTTGATGATTTCCGTGAATTGCTGCGCAACCTGCCTAGGCCGGACTCGGCGGCGCTCGTTGCGGCGCGCGAGCGGGATGCCCAATTGACGAAGCCGCCGGGTGCGCTCGGACGTCTCGAGGAAATCGCTTTCTGGCTTGCCGCCTGGACGGGACGCCCGCCCGCGGTCAACCGGCCGCTCGTCGCGATCTTCGCCGGCAATCACGGGGTGACCCGGCAAGGCGTTACGCCCTTTCCGTCGTCGGTAACGGCGCAGATGGTGGAGAACTTCGCTGCCGGCGGGGCCGCCATTAACCAGATCTGCGCGACGCATGATCTCGGCCTCAAGGTCTTCGACCTGGCGCTCGACTATCCGACGGGCGACATCACTGAGGAAGCTGCCCTCTCCGAGCGCGATTGCGCCGCGACCATGGCCTTCGGCATGGAGGCGATCGCCGGCGGCACGGATCTACTCTGCATCGGCGAAATGGGCATCGGTAATACGACGATAGCGGCCGCGATAAATCTCGGCCTCTATGGCGGCACGGCGGAGGAGTGGGTCGGCCCGGGAACCGGATCGGAGGGAGAGGTACTCCGGCGCAAGATCGCCGCCGTCGAAAAAGCCGTGGCGCTGCATCGAGATCATCTTTCCGACCCGTTCGAGCTGATGCGCCGGCTCGGCGGCCGCGAGATCGCGGCCATGGCCGGTGCCATCCTCGCCGCGCGCATGCAGAAGGTGCCCGTCATTATCGACGGCTATGTCGCGACCGCAGCGGCGGCAATCCTCAAGGCGGCCAATCCGGGTGCTCTGGACCATTGCCTCATCGGCCATGTTTCAAGCGAGCCCGGTCACATCCGCGCGATCGAGAAGCTCGGCAAGACACCGCTGCTGGCGCTCGGCATGCGGCTCGGGGAGGGCACCGGCGCAGCACTTGCCGCCGGCATCGTCAAGGCAGCCGCTGCCTGCCACAGCGGCATGGCGACCTTCGCGCAGGCCGGCGTCAGCAACAAGAGCTGA
- a CDS encoding adenosylcobinamide-GDP ribazoletransferase, translating into MAYIRDLFDDVARSVAFLSRVPMPNRHFLDHDGRLSRAVRAFPLAGVLIALPAAVFAALLNALGTSSLFTAFVVVAVQVLVTGALHEDGLSDTADGFGGGRDRERTLAIMKDSRIGTYGAVALILSFGFRVSAIASFLPLLTSVGAGFVLLATAALSRAAVVWHWSRLPPARSDGVAAAAGVPEAGAVSVALASGTVLALLLFFAAGVSVVAVLLSFAAFALVVPGFGRIAARKLGGHTGDTIGATQQLAEIAVLGALALAI; encoded by the coding sequence ATGGCATATATCCGCGATCTCTTCGACGACGTAGCGCGATCGGTGGCATTCCTGAGCCGTGTTCCCATGCCCAACCGGCATTTCCTCGATCACGACGGCCGGCTCAGCCGTGCCGTGCGCGCGTTCCCCCTCGCCGGCGTATTGATTGCCCTCCCCGCGGCCGTCTTTGCCGCGCTGTTGAACGCGCTCGGCACAAGCTCGCTCTTCACCGCCTTTGTCGTCGTCGCCGTGCAGGTCCTCGTCACCGGCGCGCTGCACGAGGATGGTCTCAGCGACACGGCGGACGGCTTCGGCGGCGGCCGCGATCGCGAACGCACGCTCGCGATCATGAAGGACAGCCGCATCGGTACCTATGGCGCCGTCGCGCTCATCCTTTCCTTCGGCTTCCGCGTCTCCGCCATCGCCTCCTTCCTGCCCCTGCTGACGTCGGTCGGTGCCGGATTTGTGCTCCTTGCCACCGCCGCTCTCAGCCGTGCCGCCGTGGTCTGGCACTGGTCGCGCCTGCCGCCTGCACGCAGCGACGGCGTTGCGGCCGCTGCGGGCGTTCCTGAAGCGGGGGCGGTGTCGGTGGCGCTCGCTTCCGGCACCGTCCTCGCGCTTCTCTTGTTCTTCGCGGCCGGGGTTTCGGTGGTCGCGGTCCTGTTGTCGTTTGCAGCCTTCGCGCTCGTCGTGCCAGGCTTTGGTAGGATCGCCGCCCGCAAGCTTGGCGGCCATACGGGCGACACGATCGGCGCCACCCAGCAGCTCGCGGAGATCGCCGTTCTCGGCGCCCTTGCGCTGGCGATCTGA
- a CDS encoding DUF1289 domain-containing protein — MESPCILVCAIDDRTGYCFGCGRTREEIGSWTLYTDAERHSIMLALPERLEAVERKPRRETRRARMARERNGA, encoded by the coding sequence ATGGAATCCCCTTGCATTCTCGTCTGCGCGATCGACGACAGGACCGGCTACTGTTTCGGCTGCGGGCGCACACGTGAGGAAATCGGCTCCTGGACGCTCTACACCGACGCCGAGCGTCACAGCATCATGCTGGCTCTGCCGGAGCGGCTGGAGGCCGTGGAGCGCAAGCCGCGGCGGGAAACGCGTCGGGCGCGAATGGCGAGAGAACGAAACGGCGCATGA
- a CDS encoding TIGR02281 family clan AA aspartic protease: MNRLVLLLAILAIGLVLLIVNHDAGQTLGMSNDDFGQLVALSALATLFAAGILRSRRGFGEGLRQIAIWLLIALILVSTYIYRFELQSFGDRLLAGLSPGRAMVITDSEGEQEVLLQKRIDGHFAADATINGHDVNMLVDTGASSIALTYEDAERIGLDPANLSYRVTVMTANGPALAAPVTLAEIAIGPIQRKNIRAMVAAEGKLDRSLLGMSFLSTLDFLQMRTDELRLRD; the protein is encoded by the coding sequence ATGAATCGTCTGGTCCTCCTGCTTGCAATTCTCGCCATCGGCCTCGTGCTCCTGATCGTCAATCACGATGCCGGCCAAACCCTCGGCATGAGCAATGACGACTTCGGACAGCTTGTGGCGCTGAGTGCTCTCGCAACGCTATTCGCCGCCGGTATTCTCAGGAGCCGCCGCGGTTTCGGCGAGGGATTGCGCCAGATCGCCATCTGGCTGCTGATCGCGCTCATTCTCGTTTCGACCTACATCTACCGGTTCGAGCTGCAATCCTTTGGCGACCGGCTGCTGGCGGGGCTGTCGCCCGGCAGGGCGATGGTCATCACCGACAGCGAGGGCGAGCAGGAGGTCCTGTTGCAGAAGCGGATCGATGGTCATTTCGCCGCCGATGCGACGATCAACGGTCATGACGTGAACATGCTCGTCGATACCGGTGCGAGCAGCATCGCGCTCACCTATGAGGATGCCGAACGGATCGGTCTCGATCCGGCCAATCTCAGCTATCGTGTGACGGTGATGACGGCAAACGGCCCGGCGCTCGCAGCCCCGGTCACACTGGCGGAGATCGCAATCGGCCCCATTCAGCGCAAGAACATCCGGGCTATGGTCGCAGCCGAAGGCAAGCTCGACCGCAGCCTACTCGGCATGAGCTTCCTCTCGACGCTCGACTTCCTGCAGATGCGCACGGACGAGCTCCGCCTCCGGGATTGA